TCCGAGCGAGGTCGCGGACGGCACGGTGGTGCGCATGCTCAAGGCGTACCCGGTGTACGATCAGATCTATCAGCAAAGCCTGGCGACCGTTCGCCGCTACCTGGGACAGATCGCCAATCTGCAACTGATCGGGCGCAACGGCCAGCATCGTTACAACAACCAGGACCACTCGATGCTGGCCGGCGTGTACGCCGCACGCAATCTGGCGGGCGCAGACTACGACGTCTGGTCGGTGAACACCGAGACGGAATACCACGAGGAAGCCCCGGCGGCGCCGCGCCAACGACTGGTGCCCGTACGCGTGCCCACTCCGGAACGGCATCTGTCACCCGAACGGGTGATCGAGGTGGCGTTTGCGCGCTTGGATCCGATTGCTCTGGGTGCGGCCTTCGGCGTCGTCGGCGGGCTCGGCCTGTTTTTCGCCACCGCGTTTCTGCTGGTGAAGGGTGGGCCCACGGTGGGGTGGAACCTGTCCCTTCTGGGGAACTACTTCTTTGGATTCAAGGTCACATGGACGGGCGCGGTGCTGGGGTGTGCCGAGGTGGGGTGTGGCGGCTTCGCCTTAGGGTATGTCGTGGCGAGATTGCGGAACTGGGGGCTGGATGCGTATGCTCTCTTGCTCCGCCGCCGGGCTGCGGCCGCGGCGCGCCGAGATCTATTGGACCGCGTATAATGAGAGGCTGCACATGACGAGAGCACCCAATGAGACATACGAGGTGAGCCGCGCCGTGGCTCGCATCCACGCCGGAGTGTTGGCCCTGGTATGCGCCATCCTCGGTGGTGTGGGACTGTTTGCCACAACCGCATGGCTGTTGATCAAGGGCGGCTCGCAGGTCGGCGCGCACCTGCAGCTGCTCAGCCAGTACTTTCTCGGCTATTCGGTAACGTGGACAGGAAGCCTTGTCGGTTTCCTCTACGGGGCGCTCACGGGAGCGCTCGTGGGGTGGACGCTGGGGACGGTTTACAATGTCGTTGCTGGGCTCCGGGAATGAGTCCGCAGGGCTCGAACGCAGCCCGATCCCGTCCCTCGTGGGCGAGCCGCTGCGCTTTTGCATCGTCACCACCTTCTATCCGCCGTACAATTTCGGCGGTGACGGCATCTCCGCCCATCACCTCGCCAATGGCTTGGCGCGCCGCGGCCACGCGGTGACGGTCCTACACAGCCCGTCCGCGTACGAAATGCTGGCCGGAAAGACTCCGCACGAACCGTACAACGACCATCCCGGGGTCCGCGTCCACGGCATCCGTACGCCGCTGGGGAAATGGGGATTGTTCGCGGTGCAGCAAACGGGCAGACCGGGACTACAGGCCCCAGAGCTGCGCCAATGGCTCGACAGCGGCACCTACGACATTATCCATTACAATAACGTCTCCCTCCTCGGTGGACCGGCCGTCTTTGGTTACGGGCGTGGACTGAAGCTCTGTACGCTGACCGATCACTGGCTCGTGTGCCCCATGCACGTGCTGTGGAAGTTTGATCGCGAGGTGTGCACGCAGCCGGCCTGCTTCCGCTGCACGTTGGCCGGCGGCCGGCCACCGCAGCTCTGGCGCAGCGCCGGTTTCATGCAACGGACCGCGCGCCACATCGACGCCTTCATCGGTCCGAGTAGGTTCACCATCCGCATGCATCAAGAGCGTGGGTTGCGCGGAATGATGGTACAGCTCCCCCGCTTCCATCCGGAACCGGCTGTTCAACCCGACCAGCAAGAATGCGCCGGACGCCCGTATTTCCTGTTCAGCGGACGACTGGAGAAGATCAAGGGTCTCCAAGACATCATCCCGATCTTCCACGGCCAGGATGTCGATTTGCTGATCGCCGGCACCGGCAGCTTCGAGGGCGCGTTGCGGTCGTTGGCGGCCGGCGCCCCGAACATCAAATTCGTCGGCCGGGTCGATCATCAGCGGCTGCATTGGCTCTATCGTCATGCCGTGGCCACGATTGTACCGTCACGGTGCTACGAGACCTTCGGGCTGGTCGTAGCGGAGTCGTTTGCCGCCGCCACGCCAGTGATCGTGTATGCCCAGAGTTCCCTGGCAGAACTCGTCAGCGAGCACGGCGGCGGCCTCATGTATCGCCGCGCCGATGAGCTACGCGCAGCGATGGCGCAGTTGCTTTCGAACCCGGGTCGGCGCGCGCGTCTGGGACGCGAGGGCCGGCAGGCGTACGACGCGGAATTCGCGGAGGATGCATTTTTGGGACATTACCTTGACGTTGTCCGCACGTTGCTGAAGGAAAAGCGTGCGGGGCGGCCGGTCAGCGCTCTCGGCGACTCCGCCTCCGTGTTGGCGGGGCGGCAGGTGTTTTTTGCGCCTGCGTCTGCGTCTTCCTCCGCTCCCGCCGCTTGAAGCGAGGCATGCACCCCATCGCGATTCTCACTTACCACTCGTTGGATACGAGCGGTTCAGTCGTCTCGGTGACGCCCAACGTGTTCGCCGCCCAGATGGCGTGCGTGGCGGGGCTGGGATATCGGGGGCTCGCGCTCCGCGATGCGGTCACCCACCGCGAGGCTCACGGCTCTTGGCCTGAGAAGTCCGTCGTGCTCACGTTCGACGACGGGTACCGGAACTTTTTCGAGCAGGGCTTGCCAGTGCTAGTGCGACACGACTTCAGCGCCACCCTCTTTCTCGCCAGTGGCCACGTGGGAGGTGAGAACGGCTGGGCCGATCCGCCACCGCGCTTGGGGACACTTCCGTTGCTGTCGTGGGACCAGGCGATGGATCTGTCTGCCGCTGGGGTGGAGATCGGCTCGCACAGCAAGAGCCATCCCGACCTGCGGCAGCTTGCACCGCTGGAAATTGAAGGCGAGATCGTCGGCTCACGCACCGAGATCGCAGACCGCATCGGCCGCCCGGTGGTAAGCTTCGCGTACCCATTCGGCCGCGTCGGCAACGCCGCACGACAGGTCGTGCGGCGAGAGTTCCGTGCCGCCTGCACCGGCGTGCTGAAACGAGCTGCCGATGAACCACTGCATGAATTGCCGCGAGTCGACATGTTCTACCTCCGCTCTTCGGCGAGCTTGAAGAAGCTGCTGAACGGGCAGCTCGACCGTCATCTCACCGTGCTTCGTTGGGGTCGCACCATCCGCCAATTGTTGCGGAACACCGATCGGAAGCCATGACTCAACCCAGGGCACGTACAAAGCGGCGTCCGCAGCTCGGGCGCCCGCTGCCAGCACCGGCGGCCGCCCCGCATCGCGTCAGGGCGGCGTGTCTGATGGGCGTGTTGTGCTTTTTCGTCTATTTGACGAACTTGCGCCAGATCGGGGCATGGGACTCGATCCCGGCGCGACTGTTGCCGTTTAGCATCTTGCGCCAGGGGAACCTGGACTTCGACGAATTCACCTGGCTGCGGCGGTTGAACCCGCACCCCTATTTTCTCCGCCAGCTCCCCAACGGGCACTGGCTCTCGGTTTACCCGATCGGGGTGCCGGTCATGATGACACCGCTGTATCTCCCGGTAACGCGGTGGCTAGAGCACCACCACATTGACGACGACGACGTGCGTTTCCGCTTGGCGTCGGTCGTCATGGAGCGCATCAGCGCGGCACTCCTCACGGCGGCGTCCGTGAGCCTGGTGTTCCTCGCCGCCGCAGCCACCGCCACGCCAGGGGTCGCCGTGGTGCTCGCCTTGATCTATGGCCTGGGCACCAGCACCTGGGCAATAAGCAGCCAGGCGCTGTGGCAGCATGGTCCAGCCGAACTCGGCCTTGCCGGCCTGTGCCTGTTCCTGATCGCACCGAACACGCGGCGTAATGCTGTGGCGGCAGGGGGATTTGCGGCCCTGGCGGTGCTGGCGCGCCCAACCATGATGCTCTTCGCGCTCGTCGCGCTGGTGTTCGTGTGGCGAGAGCGACGCTCGCAGTTCATGTTCTTTTTGAGCCTGCCTGTCGTCGGCGCGGGGTTGCTCTTCGCCTACAACCTCCGTCTGGTGAGTATCGTGACCGGCGGCTACCAGCTCAAGGCGTTTGCGCTGCCGAAGCTCGGGGCGCTCGTGGGCCTGTTGTTCAGCCCGAATCGCGGTTTGTTCATTTACGCCCCGTTCACGGCCTTGGCGGTGCCGGCGGTGTTGCGCCCGAGCCGTGCCGGACCGCGATGGCTCGCCTATGCGCCGATCGGAATCGCAGGCTATCTACTCTTGTACAGCTCGTGGTCCGGATGGTGGGGTGGGCACTGCTACGGACCCCGGTTCTTAGCGGACATCCTTCCCGTGCTCGTCTTGTGCGCGGCACAGACGGTTGAGCGGCTGCGCCGTTCACGCGAAGGTCGGATGCTGGTGGCCGCGTTGGCGTTCTGGGGCATCGTCGTCCAGGCCATTGGCGTCTACTGCGACGATAACTCGTGGAACGCGTTGCCGACATCCGTCGACGTGGCCCCGTGGCGCGCCTGGGACTGGACCGACCTACAAGTGCTGCGGGCCGCGCGCACCGGCTGGCACGGCTTCGATCTGGCACCGCTCCTGTGGCAGGCGCTGACGCAGCCACAACCGGCGCTGCTCGAGCCGATCGACCGCACAGACCTTGTCGGCGAGATCACCAACGAAAGCCAGCTTCCGCTCCGCCTTCGGGGCGGAGGCGCCGGCACACTGAACCTGCGGATCAGCAACATGAGTGGCGTGACGTGGCCGGCGTTCAGCGACTTCGGCTACCTCCAAGTCTGGATCCTCTATCGGTGGTGGTTCGGCGGCGCAGTGGTCGACGGTGAGGGAGGATTCGTCATGTTGCCGCGGAATCTGGGCCCGCAGGAATCGGCCTCCGTGCGGGCGCGCATCGACCCGCCGACGCAACGTGGCTCCTACGAACTTGAGCTCATAGTGGTGCAGGCCCTCGATCCGACACAAGGTAAGACGGGCAACACGCTCGTGCGTCTGCCTGCGGAAATCGAGTAGGACTCAGAGCGGGCTTTCAGCGCGTTTGCCGAGGTTGCGGAAGGCCGGCGCCGTCGCGGAGGCGTCGTCGGCGCCGCCGGCATTCTCCGATGAAGACCGATCCCTGCTGCAACCCGTTCCAGCCAGGGTCAGTAGACCCCACAAGACCAGGCACGCCACTGGGATGAACACGCGATGGCGCCTGCCCCCCCGCTTGTCGTGCATTTCACCCGCCGCGATGCCGCTAGGGCGTAGCCAGCGCAACGAAAGCATCCAACACATCGCTGCGCGTGAGGATACCCACGAGCCGATTTCCGTCGACGATGGGCACGGCACCGACGCGCTCGCGGCGCATGAGTCGAGCGGCATCCGGCACCGAGTCGTGGGGAGCCAGTGTCAAGACGTTCGGCGTCATCACCATTTCCACCGTCACTGCCTCCAGATCCGTCCCGGCGGTGTGCGGCTTACGGCCGCTCAGAAGCGGAGCGTCAAACACCGAAGGGTATGCGGCGCGTAAATCGCGATCCGTGATGATACCGATCAGATGTCCGCCGGCGATCACAGGCAGCTGGTTAATTCGGTGCATCTCCATGATTTCCCGTGCGTGTCGGATTGAATCCAACGGTTTCACGATGTGCACCGGATGCTTCATCCATTGCTGAATCTGCATGCCGAGGTACTCCTCCCAATTCCCTGCACAATTGCCTGCGGGGCCGACCCGAAGTCGGCCTCTGTCTAAAGCCCACCACATTTGCCGTCGCTTCTCAAGCCTTCGGCGCGGGCGGAAGGTGCCGCACCGAGCGATTCCGTCAGGAAAGAAGGAGA
The nucleotide sequence above comes from Candidatus Binatia bacterium. Encoded proteins:
- a CDS encoding glycosyltransferase, with translation MSLLGSGNESAGLERSPIPSLVGEPLRFCIVTTFYPPYNFGGDGISAHHLANGLARRGHAVTVLHSPSAYEMLAGKTPHEPYNDHPGVRVHGIRTPLGKWGLFAVQQTGRPGLQAPELRQWLDSGTYDIIHYNNVSLLGGPAVFGYGRGLKLCTLTDHWLVCPMHVLWKFDREVCTQPACFRCTLAGGRPPQLWRSAGFMQRTARHIDAFIGPSRFTIRMHQERGLRGMMVQLPRFHPEPAVQPDQQECAGRPYFLFSGRLEKIKGLQDIIPIFHGQDVDLLIAGTGSFEGALRSLAAGAPNIKFVGRVDHQRLHWLYRHAVATIVPSRCYETFGLVVAESFAAATPVIVYAQSSLAELVSEHGGGLMYRRADELRAAMAQLLSNPGRRARLGREGRQAYDAEFAEDAFLGHYLDVVRTLLKEKRAGRPVSALGDSASVLAGRQVFFAPASASSSAPAA
- a CDS encoding polysaccharide deacetylase family protein → MHPIAILTYHSLDTSGSVVSVTPNVFAAQMACVAGLGYRGLALRDAVTHREAHGSWPEKSVVLTFDDGYRNFFEQGLPVLVRHDFSATLFLASGHVGGENGWADPPPRLGTLPLLSWDQAMDLSAAGVEIGSHSKSHPDLRQLAPLEIEGEIVGSRTEIADRIGRPVVSFAYPFGRVGNAARQVVRREFRAACTGVLKRAADEPLHELPRVDMFYLRSSASLKKLLNGQLDRHLTVLRWGRTIRQLLRNTDRKP
- a CDS encoding CBS domain-containing protein encodes the protein MQIQQWMKHPVHIVKPLDSIRHAREIMEMHRINQLPVIAGGHLIGIITDRDLRAAYPSVFDAPLLSGRKPHTAGTDLEAVTVEMVMTPNVLTLAPHDSVPDAARLMRRERVGAVPIVDGNRLVGILTRSDVLDAFVALATP